In Candidatus Neomarinimicrobiota bacterium, a genomic segment contains:
- a CDS encoding DEAD/DEAH box helicase has product MTMRKNIAAVDAKYSDTPEGLNQIILDTLKERGIERLYSHQSEAITHTLMGKNVVVVTPTASGKTLCYNLPVLSEILSDGGRALYLFPTKALAQDQLMELARWEEKIAKPIDAYTYDGDTSSDKRSQIREKAKILITNPDMLHLGILPHHTRWATFLSELKYIVIDELHIYRGVFGSHFANLLRRLKRISKFYSASPQYICCSATIANPQELAQNIVDEDVELVDNNGAPSSEKEIIFFNPPIVNPELGIRANYLRTARTIARFFLKNMIQTLVFATSRMNVEIILKYLREDFAGLNDSDDFVKGYRGGYLPSTRRAIEKGLREGSITGVIATNALELGIDIGGLDACVIAGYPGSIASTWQQAGRVGRRSGNSVVILVARSSPIDQFIINFPDYFFGRSPEHGLVNPDNLHILVDHLICAAFELPINSSEKFGNENLADILQYLEEKGILHKSGEKYHFIQDKYPAAGISLRNIGSHNILVVDKTENEKVIAEVDNSAAHRTLFKNAVYLHEGNRYLVEELDLEKGRATVRQSGEDYYTIAISQTNVNVLGSFDVAMYGSSPVEHGEIELISETTGFKKVKFYTGENLGEEDLDLPIRKIQTTAYWFTVKEEVTDKLDFSRAEIIDGIMSIGNVLVNIAALILMCDSSDLGVSVGDRSSEWFVNKHSNKIRVTKNLEEKERLNLEKIAVFEPAIYLYDNHPGGIGFSPVLFHEHSDLLLKSAKHIERCQCLDGCPSCVGPMNEIGMRGKEAAQELLKALLGSK; this is encoded by the coding sequence ATGACAATGCGGAAGAATATAGCTGCTGTGGATGCGAAATATTCTGATACTCCCGAAGGTCTCAATCAAATAATCCTGGACACCCTGAAAGAGCGTGGAATCGAGCGACTTTATTCTCATCAATCTGAAGCTATAACGCATACGCTGATGGGCAAGAATGTGGTTGTGGTAACCCCCACGGCATCAGGTAAGACGTTGTGTTACAATTTGCCTGTTTTAAGCGAAATTTTGTCAGACGGGGGAAGAGCGCTATATCTATTTCCTACAAAGGCGTTAGCTCAGGATCAGCTTATGGAGCTGGCTCGCTGGGAAGAAAAAATCGCAAAACCGATTGACGCTTACACATACGACGGAGATACGTCCAGCGATAAACGCTCACAAATACGGGAAAAGGCAAAAATCCTTATTACCAATCCTGATATGCTTCATTTAGGCATTTTGCCTCATCATACCCGGTGGGCGACATTTCTATCGGAACTTAAATATATTGTGATCGATGAATTGCACATTTACAGGGGAGTATTCGGTAGTCATTTCGCGAATTTGTTGCGGAGATTGAAAAGGATTTCAAAATTCTATTCCGCTTCACCACAATATATCTGCTGTTCGGCAACCATAGCAAATCCTCAGGAACTTGCTCAGAATATCGTTGATGAGGATGTGGAGCTCGTTGATAACAATGGAGCCCCTTCCTCTGAAAAAGAAATTATTTTTTTCAATCCTCCTATTGTTAATCCTGAATTAGGGATAAGAGCAAATTATTTGCGAACTGCCAGAACTATCGCGCGGTTTTTCTTAAAGAATATGATTCAGACGCTTGTGTTCGCCACGAGCCGAATGAATGTGGAAATAATACTGAAATATTTGCGGGAAGACTTTGCGGGACTAAATGATTCAGATGATTTTGTTAAGGGTTATAGAGGAGGATACCTTCCCTCAACACGGAGAGCTATCGAAAAAGGACTTAGAGAAGGGTCTATAACAGGCGTAATAGCCACAAACGCTTTAGAACTCGGCATTGACATTGGAGGTCTTGACGCCTGTGTCATAGCGGGTTATCCCGGCTCAATCGCAAGTACATGGCAGCAGGCGGGACGAGTTGGGAGGAGGAGCGGAAATTCGGTTGTAATCCTTGTGGCTCGCAGCAGCCCGATAGACCAATTCATAATTAATTTCCCGGATTACTTTTTCGGAAGATCGCCCGAACATGGATTGGTTAATCCCGATAATCTCCATATTTTGGTAGATCACCTGATATGCGCCGCGTTCGAACTGCCAATTAATTCGTCTGAAAAATTCGGGAACGAAAACTTAGCGGATATTCTTCAATATTTAGAAGAAAAAGGGATACTTCATAAATCAGGAGAAAAATATCATTTCATTCAGGATAAATACCCTGCCGCAGGAATCAGCCTTAGGAATATCGGTTCTCATAATATTTTAGTCGTTGATAAAACGGAAAATGAAAAAGTTATTGCCGAGGTGGATAACAGCGCGGCTCACAGGACGTTATTTAAGAATGCGGTATATCTGCATGAGGGGAACAGATATCTTGTGGAAGAACTGGATCTTGAAAAGGGAAGAGCAACGGTCCGGCAATCCGGAGAAGATTATTATACTATTGCTATATCACAAACGAATGTAAACGTACTGGGCAGCTTCGATGTGGCTATGTACGGTTCTTCACCGGTAGAGCACGGTGAAATAGAATTGATTTCAGAAACGACCGGATTTAAAAAGGTGAAATTTTATACGGGCGAAAATCTCGGTGAGGAGGATTTGGATTTACCAATCCGCAAAATTCAAACAACTGCTTATTGGTTCACCGTCAAAGAAGAGGTCACCGATAAACTTGATTTTTCAAGAGCAGAAATCATCGATGGAATTATGAGTATCGGAAACGTGCTGGTCAATATAGCCGCATTAATTCTAATGTGTGACAGCAGTGATTTAGGAGTCAGTGTAGGAGACCGTTCTTCTGAGTGGTTCGTGAATAAACATTCAAATAAAATTCGAGTAACAAAAAATCTTGAAGAGAAAGAACGGCTGAATCTTGAGAAGATAGCCGTTTTTGAACCGGCAATATATTTATATGATAATCATCCGGGTGGAATCGGCTTCAGCCCCGTATTATTCCATGAGCATTCAGACCTACTGTTGAAATCAGCGAAGCATATTGAAAGGTGTCAATGTCTTGATGGATGCCCGTCGTGCGTTGGTCCGATGAATGAGATCGGTATGCGCGGTAAAGAAGCGGCACAGGAGCTGCTTAAAGCATTGTTAGGTAGTAAATAA
- a CDS encoding aminopeptidase P family protein — protein sequence MINNRIEKILTSLEDAGLDNFYVTGLMNVRYATGFSGSAGQAIISKSKSYFLTDFRYKEQIKSQVQEYEHVIKQNMLECLKTVDTLKGKVRIGFEADHLSVSELSILKENFPDVEWIETKLIVERIAAVKDKDEIKNISNACNIIDNVFLRILKIIKPGITEMDISAEISYQVKMRGSEADPFEPIIASGRRSALPHGISTSKKIEEGDLIVIDFGATTAGYAGDMTRTIVVGDPTEKQRQVYDAVLGAQEAAIKAAKDGITGLELDSVARGYINGQEYGDYFGHALGHGLGLNVHSWPRVSEANKEKLLSNMVVTIEPGIYIPDFGGVRIEDDIVLNKDGCINLTKSTKEFISVG from the coding sequence GTGATAAATAATCGGATAGAAAAAATATTAACCTCTCTTGAGGATGCCGGTCTTGACAACTTTTACGTAACCGGTTTGATGAACGTTCGTTATGCGACAGGATTCAGCGGTTCCGCAGGTCAGGCAATTATTTCAAAAAGTAAGTCATATTTCCTCACCGACTTTAGATATAAAGAACAAATAAAATCTCAGGTGCAGGAGTACGAGCATGTAATTAAACAAAATATGCTCGAATGTTTAAAAACAGTTGATACACTAAAGGGAAAAGTACGAATTGGTTTCGAAGCGGATCATCTTTCCGTATCGGAACTGTCAATATTGAAAGAAAATTTCCCTGATGTTGAATGGATAGAAACCAAATTGATTGTGGAACGTATTGCTGCGGTAAAAGATAAAGATGAAATAAAAAACATATCTAATGCTTGCAATATAATTGACAATGTATTTCTCAGGATATTAAAAATTATCAAGCCCGGTATTACAGAAATGGATATATCCGCGGAAATTTCTTATCAGGTTAAAATGAGAGGTTCCGAAGCAGATCCATTTGAACCTATAATCGCCAGCGGACGGCGTTCTGCCTTGCCTCACGGAATATCTACGAGTAAAAAGATCGAAGAAGGTGATCTAATCGTAATTGATTTCGGGGCTACTACCGCCGGCTATGCCGGTGATATGACGCGAACAATTGTCGTAGGTGATCCGACGGAAAAACAACGTCAGGTCTATGATGCTGTTCTTGGGGCTCAAGAAGCCGCCATAAAAGCCGCGAAAGACGGGATTACCGGTTTGGAGCTTGACTCAGTGGCACGGGGTTATATTAATGGTCAGGAATACGGCGATTATTTCGGCCACGCACTTGGGCATGGGTTAGGATTGAATGTTCACAGCTGGCCGAGAGTTTCTGAGGCGAACAAAGAAAAATTACTATCCAATATGGTGGTGACGATTGAGCCGGGAATTTATATACCCGATTTCGGCGGGGTGCGGATTGAAGACGATATCGTGCTCAACAAAGATGGCTGCATTAATCTTACAAAATCCACCAAGGAGTTCATCTCCGTAGGATGA
- a CDS encoding tetratricopeptide repeat protein, whose protein sequence is MSFQDDQVFLEKYLDEHLNTVLGLRLAERYISTDNLEGAHQTLTEFLESNSDNATAMFLLGEIAFKEGDNEKAQNLYEETIQADPSYTAAYHRLVTISTDDRDEATVKDIYALLNRLNPLDSRAAAEVGEKGSDASFKSDFSKKVLNQFTLTTADPEESLISSEAYTEPANIPLGGEDAKTEIEIEEVSDEEGSFDLDSAGETEEVESAESGETSSEDTGMTDSEDSDKFGVQIEPDEPDNETDSDTSEPEESSESGIEESEEDNPFGVGGADEADEKQSEDEESEEEQTGEESTEDSEDEAAEEEDKLEETEEDSEQPEDETVEEPVVEEIDSDDETVDEETTTESSDQEEEPFGTEESEEEQTGEESSEDSEDIAAEEEDNLEESESAGEVEQAEEDSEDSVSDSDDTESSDIDSIQEESEADSEDSTEEEEKDSDDNLEETDSAEESEQVAEDSEQPEDETVEEPAEADETEAEELPEEENNEEIESDDEIAEEETTTEATDKEEDPFGSEDTEAEESSAAEESPDMDSSKEEESESTSGDSTEDDETADADKKISDSIVDQDSRGFELPPFSKETLADIQLDDQDESSELNAEEGNDIIGQDEGADALNIPLDSDDDSDNTDNLETTTENMIDDSGTEEHNIPLDEETATEEAGLDTPSDYESWVDKDVTPGSMTSGGSDDENNINKNTFEGLLSEPDVAVETLDSENPEEESDGIIIEETEDFQKKIDNIYNLDEEEEISPLQAWFLEKNSSGAEEQADKGETKSENVDPPLTEPMPVPFSEEESQDGSDSDKSEDNDKEWDDFVETTSKNKTDSVVADKTVSKDSESVATEVDRDLQNIFDDVVTTDGDDTDKQEDDAEESKSASIGGVKLSNDLATFTLAEIYTNQGQYTEALSVLDLLENNGKDPDKISSMREEIKEKIEEKNR, encoded by the coding sequence ATGAGTTTTCAAGATGATCAGGTCTTTTTAGAAAAATATCTCGACGAACATTTAAATACTGTCCTCGGACTAAGACTCGCAGAGAGGTATATTTCTACTGATAACTTAGAAGGCGCCCATCAAACGCTGACTGAGTTTCTCGAATCTAATTCCGATAACGCCACCGCAATGTTTCTGTTAGGAGAGATAGCGTTTAAGGAAGGTGACAACGAAAAGGCGCAAAACCTGTACGAAGAAACGATTCAAGCTGACCCTTCATATACTGCCGCATATCATCGTCTCGTAACAATAAGCACAGATGATAGAGATGAAGCGACCGTAAAGGATATATATGCTCTATTAAATCGCCTGAATCCTTTGGACAGTCGGGCTGCGGCAGAAGTTGGTGAGAAGGGAAGCGATGCTTCATTTAAGTCCGATTTTTCAAAAAAAGTTTTAAATCAATTCACGCTTACAACGGCTGATCCTGAAGAGAGTCTAATCAGCTCGGAAGCCTACACCGAACCCGCGAATATTCCGTTGGGTGGAGAAGATGCAAAAACTGAAATAGAGATAGAAGAGGTGAGTGACGAAGAAGGTTCATTCGATTTGGATTCGGCTGGGGAGACTGAGGAGGTTGAGTCAGCTGAATCCGGTGAAACTTCATCTGAAGATACCGGTATGACGGATTCCGAAGATTCTGACAAATTTGGAGTCCAAATAGAGCCTGATGAACCTGATAATGAAACTGATTCGGATACTTCGGAACCCGAAGAATCATCTGAATCTGGGATTGAAGAATCAGAGGAGGACAATCCCTTTGGGGTTGGCGGAGCAGATGAAGCCGATGAGAAACAATCTGAAGATGAAGAATCGGAGGAGGAACAGACCGGGGAAGAGAGTACGGAAGATTCTGAGGATGAGGCAGCTGAGGAAGAAGATAAATTAGAAGAGACCGAAGAAGATTCCGAGCAACCTGAAGATGAGACAGTAGAAGAGCCGGTAGTGGAAGAAATAGATTCAGATGATGAAACAGTGGATGAAGAAACAACTACTGAATCCTCCGATCAGGAAGAAGAACCGTTTGGAACTGAAGAATCAGAGGAGGAACAAACAGGGGAAGAAAGTTCGGAAGATTCCGAGGATATAGCAGCTGAGGAAGAAGATAATTTGGAAGAGTCGGAGTCTGCCGGTGAGGTTGAACAGGCTGAAGAAGACTCTGAAGATTCAGTATCTGACTCTGATGATACAGAAAGTTCCGATATAGATTCGATCCAAGAAGAAAGTGAAGCAGATTCAGAAGACTCGACCGAAGAGGAAGAAAAAGATTCAGATGACAATTTAGAAGAGACTGATTCGGCTGAAGAATCCGAACAGGTCGCTGAAGACTCTGAACAGCCTGAAGACGAGACAGTAGAAGAACCGGCAGAAGCCGATGAAACAGAAGCCGAAGAACTACCTGAAGAAGAAAATAACGAAGAAATAGAATCAGATGATGAAATAGCTGAAGAAGAAACAACGACAGAGGCCACCGATAAAGAAGAAGATCCGTTCGGCAGTGAAGATACTGAGGCGGAAGAATCATCAGCTGCTGAAGAAAGTCCTGATATGGATTCTTCCAAAGAAGAAGAAAGTGAATCAACATCAGGAGATTCGACCGAAGATGATGAAACAGCTGATGCAGATAAAAAGATCAGTGATTCTATTGTGGACCAAGATTCACGCGGTTTCGAGTTGCCGCCGTTCTCAAAAGAAACATTAGCGGATATACAATTAGATGATCAAGACGAATCTTCTGAATTGAACGCGGAAGAAGGCAACGATATTATAGGTCAAGATGAAGGGGCGGACGCTTTAAATATTCCTTTAGATTCTGATGATGATTCAGATAATACCGACAATTTGGAAACAACCACAGAAAATATGATTGATGATTCCGGTACTGAAGAACATAATATTCCTTTAGATGAAGAGACGGCTACTGAAGAAGCAGGGCTTGATACACCCTCTGATTATGAATCCTGGGTAGATAAAGATGTTACACCCGGGTCAATGACATCAGGCGGAAGTGATGATGAAAATAACATCAATAAAAATACCTTTGAGGGATTATTATCCGAACCGGATGTTGCTGTGGAAACTTTAGACAGTGAAAACCCGGAAGAAGAATCAGATGGAATTATAATAGAAGAAACTGAAGATTTTCAGAAAAAAATTGATAATATATATAATTTGGATGAAGAAGAGGAAATATCACCTCTTCAGGCGTGGTTTTTGGAAAAAAACTCAAGCGGGGCTGAAGAACAGGCAGACAAAGGAGAAACCAAATCTGAAAATGTCGATCCGCCGTTGACCGAACCTATGCCTGTGCCATTTAGTGAAGAGGAATCTCAAGACGGAAGTGATTCGGATAAATCTGAAGATAATGATAAAGAGTGGGACGACTTTGTCGAGACGACAAGCAAGAACAAGACAGATTCAGTGGTGGCGGACAAAACAGTGTCAAAAGATTCCGAATCCGTAGCTACAGAAGTTGACAGAGATCTTCAGAATATCTTCGATGATGTAGTAACAACAGACGGTGATGATACGGATAAGCAGGAAGATGATGCCGAAGAGTCAAAATCCGCATCTATCGGAGGGGTAAAACTCAGTAATGATCTTGCAACGTTTACACTCGCTGAGATTTATACTAATCAAGGGCAATATACAGAAGCGCTTTCTGTTTTAGATTTGCTTGAAAATAATGGAAAAGACCCTGATAAAATTTCATCAATGAGAGAGGAAATTAAGGAAAAAATAGAAGAAAAAAACAGGTAA
- a CDS encoding YIP1 family protein, protein MDYSCGNCGKDITNVEAGVCPHCDSEFEIPDKSIPWENRSSLGNVDAFSATFMLSMTKPTSFFRRLPEKGGFFNPLIYALICGLAGTLIDLAWQLLLPSIGFIEEELQSADQSDEFYIVFALLSPLIIPLALLINTGMLHLSLLLLGVKKSDFETTFRVIGYGSGANLLVIVPLIGIIVGVIWKLALEVIGLREVYSISSRRALAAVLLPFLIPMGLLFLSALI, encoded by the coding sequence ATGGATTACAGCTGTGGAAATTGTGGCAAGGATATAACTAATGTGGAGGCAGGAGTCTGTCCGCATTGTGATTCCGAGTTTGAGATTCCTGATAAATCTATTCCATGGGAGAATAGGAGCTCACTGGGTAATGTGGATGCGTTCAGCGCCACCTTTATGCTTTCAATGACGAAACCAACCAGTTTTTTTCGCAGACTTCCCGAAAAGGGCGGGTTTTTTAACCCATTAATTTATGCGCTAATATGCGGACTTGCGGGAACCCTGATCGACCTCGCCTGGCAGCTTCTCCTCCCTTCCATAGGATTTATTGAAGAAGAATTACAATCTGCCGACCAGAGCGATGAGTTTTATATCGTATTCGCATTATTATCACCTCTTATAATTCCATTAGCGCTATTAATAAATACCGGTATGCTACATTTATCATTGTTGCTTTTGGGTGTGAAGAAAAGTGACTTCGAAACAACATTCAGAGTAATTGGCTACGGCAGCGGCGCTAATCTCCTTGTGATTGTCCCGTTAATCGGCATTATAGTGGGCGTAATATGGAAACTCGCTTTAGAAGTAATCGGATTGAGGGAGGTATATTCTATTTCCTCACGGAGAGCCTTAGCTGCTGTATTGCTTCCTTTTCTAATACCAATGGGGTTATTATTCTTATCGGCTCTGATATAA
- a CDS encoding cobalamin B12-binding domain-containing protein: MGKKIRVLIAKPGLDGHDRGAKVIASALRDAGMEVIYLGLRQTPEMIVNAAIQEDVDVISLSILSGAHMTIFPEVLDLMKQEKIDDVLLTGGGIIPGKDMKELEKLGVGKLFGPGTPLAVGVDYIKEWVSKNRNI; encoded by the coding sequence GTGGGGAAAAAGATAAGAGTACTAATAGCAAAACCGGGACTTGACGGTCATGACCGCGGAGCGAAAGTTATAGCGAGCGCGCTTCGTGATGCCGGAATGGAAGTAATATATTTAGGGCTGAGGCAAACTCCTGAGATGATAGTAAACGCTGCGATACAGGAAGATGTAGATGTAATTTCTCTCAGCATATTATCAGGAGCGCATATGACGATCTTCCCGGAAGTACTTGACCTGATGAAACAGGAAAAAATTGACGATGTTCTCTTAACGGGCGGTGGTATTATCCCGGGGAAAGATATGAAAGAATTAGAGAAATTAGGTGTAGGTAAATTGTTCGGTCCGGGAACTCCATTGGCGGTAGGCGTTGATTATATTAAAGAATGGGTATCTAAGAACCGAAATATTTAA
- a CDS encoding glycosyltransferase family 2 protein, producing the protein MIDLSVLILTYNSSLYIEECVQSLLKELLGLKTELIFIENNSSDNTLSLIEKIINSPIPENIDIKLIKNEINRGYARGINQGLEISSGKQILLLHPDVVMQPDSLKNLMKVLEEDPKIGMAAPQFLYPNGQIQPSCRRFPGYWSVINEALGLTMLFPKNKSINGWKMGDFNHTYRKKVDQPMTACVLLKRKVLDEVGVMDEQFVMFFNDVDWCKRIIQKGWEIVFTPEAKVIHVLGGSVKQMRSRMILQSHVGFYLYFEKHFRKPMQRPMNQLMGLILFLSALPRILLQNVLSVLRIR; encoded by the coding sequence ATGATTGATCTTTCAGTTCTGATTCTTACATATAACTCTTCCTTATATATCGAAGAATGCGTTCAATCCCTTCTTAAAGAACTACTCGGGTTAAAAACAGAACTGATTTTCATTGAGAATAATTCTTCTGATAATACTCTGTCTTTAATAGAAAAAATCATCAATTCTCCAATCCCGGAGAATATTGATATAAAACTCATCAAGAATGAAATTAATAGAGGGTATGCGAGAGGAATTAATCAGGGGCTTGAAATTTCGTCAGGGAAACAAATTCTTCTGCTTCATCCTGATGTAGTTATGCAACCGGATAGTCTGAAAAATTTAATGAAAGTTTTGGAAGAGGATCCGAAAATCGGAATGGCGGCACCTCAATTTCTGTATCCAAATGGTCAGATTCAGCCCTCATGCAGAAGGTTTCCCGGCTACTGGAGCGTTATAAACGAAGCTCTCGGTCTCACGATGTTATTCCCAAAAAATAAATCCATAAACGGGTGGAAGATGGGGGATTTTAATCACACTTATCGCAAAAAGGTTGACCAGCCTATGACCGCTTGTGTATTATTGAAGCGAAAAGTATTGGATGAGGTAGGTGTTATGGACGAGCAATTCGTAATGTTTTTCAACGATGTGGATTGGTGTAAACGTATAATTCAAAAAGGGTGGGAGATTGTTTTTACTCCCGAAGCAAAAGTGATACACGTTCTTGGAGGCAGCGTAAAACAGATGCGCTCAAGAATGATATTGCAATCACACGTCGGGTTTTACCTTTATTTTGAAAAACATTTCAGAAAACCTATGCAGCGGCCGATGAATCAGCTAATGGGACTTATACTGTTTTTATCCGCACTGCCCAGGATATTGCTCCAAAATGTTCTATCTGTTTTAAGGATTAGGTAA
- a CDS encoding acyl-CoA carboxylase subunit beta, producing the protein MTAQALEGGGEERVKTQHAKGKLTARERLDILLDEGSFNEMDMFVRHRSHDFGLEKRRYLGDGVVTGYGKINGRLVFVYSQDFTVFGGSLAEGHAEKICKIIDLAAKVGAPIIGLNDSGGARIQEGVVSLGGYADIFLRNTMMSGVVPQLSAIMGPCAGGAVYSPAITDFILMVRNSSYMFVTGPNVVKTVTHEEISAEDLGGADTHATKSGISHFTCEDDTDCLLTLKKLLSYLPQNNMEDPPRLESDDPIDRADMELDSIIPERAEEPYDMKDVIKSVIDDADYFEVQSEYAKNISIGFARLNGQSIGIVANQPAHLAGVLDSNSSIKAARFVRFCDAFNIPLIVFEDVPGFLPGTNEEWRGIIKHGAKLLYAFSEATVPKITVITRKAYGGAYDVMNSKHIRGDFNFAWPTAEISVMGPRGATEIIFKKEIADADDPEKEEQKLEAEYKEKFVNPYLAAERGFIDEIILPHKTRQKLISSLEILENKVDSNPKRKHGNIPL; encoded by the coding sequence ATGACTGCCCAGGCTTTGGAAGGCGGTGGTGAAGAGCGAGTAAAAACCCAGCACGCCAAGGGGAAGCTGACTGCCCGTGAACGTTTGGATATTTTACTTGACGAAGGAAGTTTTAATGAAATGGATATGTTTGTCAGGCACCGTTCACATGACTTCGGATTGGAAAAAAGGCGATATTTAGGTGATGGAGTTGTCACGGGTTACGGGAAGATCAATGGTAGATTGGTCTTTGTTTACAGCCAGGATTTTACCGTATTCGGCGGTTCGCTTGCCGAAGGGCACGCAGAGAAAATTTGCAAAATTATTGATCTTGCCGCGAAGGTAGGAGCGCCGATAATCGGATTGAACGATTCAGGGGGAGCAAGAATACAGGAAGGGGTCGTTAGCCTTGGCGGATATGCGGATATTTTCCTAAGAAACACTATGATGTCCGGCGTAGTTCCGCAGCTGTCGGCGATAATGGGTCCATGCGCCGGTGGAGCGGTATATTCTCCGGCTATTACCGATTTTATACTTATGGTAAGAAACAGTTCCTATATGTTCGTTACCGGCCCTAATGTAGTCAAAACCGTAACGCATGAGGAGATAAGCGCCGAAGATCTCGGCGGAGCGGACACTCATGCCACCAAAAGCGGAATCAGTCATTTCACATGTGAAGATGATACGGATTGCCTTCTTACGCTGAAGAAATTACTGAGTTACCTACCTCAAAATAATATGGAAGACCCGCCGAGATTAGAATCCGATGACCCTATTGACAGAGCCGATATGGAGCTTGATTCCATTATTCCCGAAAGAGCAGAAGAGCCATACGATATGAAAGATGTTATTAAATCGGTAATAGATGATGCGGATTATTTTGAAGTTCAAAGTGAATACGCCAAAAATATTTCTATCGGGTTCGCAAGATTAAATGGGCAATCAATTGGCATAGTTGCAAATCAGCCTGCGCATTTAGCCGGTGTTCTTGATTCCAACTCCTCAATAAAGGCAGCCCGGTTTGTACGTTTTTGCGACGCATTCAATATTCCGCTCATCGTATTTGAAGATGTACCGGGATTTCTCCCCGGAACTAACGAGGAGTGGAGAGGAATCATTAAACACGGAGCAAAATTACTGTATGCGTTCAGCGAGGCGACAGTCCCGAAGATAACCGTCATCACCCGTAAAGCGTATGGCGGAGCGTACGATGTAATGAATTCGAAACATATTAGAGGCGATTTTAATTTTGCGTGGCCTACAGCTGAAATTTCGGTTATGGGTCCAAGAGGCGCCACAGAAATTATTTTCAAAAAAGAAATTGCCGATGCGGATGATCCTGAAAAAGAAGAACAAAAATTAGAAGCTGAATATAAGGAAAAATTTGTTAATCCTTATTTAGCTGCTGAACGGGGATTTATAGATGAAATAATTCTTCCGCATAAAACAAGGCAAAAGTTAATAAGCTCTTTAGAAATATTAGAAAATAAGGTAGATTCTAATCCGAAGAGGAAGCACGGAAATATTCCGCTGTAA
- a CDS encoding D-tyrosyl-tRNA(Tyr) deacylase encodes MIALLQRVTRGKVRVKDSVVGEIGMGLVILLGVFQDDTEKESKILANKTENLRIFNDADDKMNLSLLDVKGEALVISQFTLCADYKKGRRPNYLMAAEPKMAEELYSKYIVELQESGTNVQVGEFGAMMDVDLINSGPVTITLDTEKFSRA; translated from the coding sequence ATGATAGCTTTATTGCAACGAGTCACCAGGGGCAAAGTAAGGGTAAAAGACAGTGTAGTAGGCGAAATTGGTATGGGATTGGTAATTCTACTCGGAGTCTTTCAGGATGACACAGAGAAAGAGTCCAAAATTCTTGCCAATAAGACCGAAAACTTACGGATATTCAATGACGCAGATGACAAAATGAATCTTTCATTATTGGATGTGAAAGGGGAAGCACTTGTAATCTCGCAATTTACTCTTTGTGCCGATTATAAAAAGGGAAGGCGACCGAATTACCTAATGGCAGCGGAGCCGAAAATGGCGGAAGAGCTATACTCCAAGTATATTGTTGAATTACAAGAATCAGGTACCAATGTTCAGGTCGGTGAGTTCGGCGCGATGATGGATGTGGATTTAATAAATAGCGGGCCTGTAACTATAACTCTTGATACGGAAAAATTTTCGAGAGCATAG